One genomic window of Kosmotoga olearia TBF 19.5.1 includes the following:
- a CDS encoding sugar transferase: MFFYVIDFLFSIPLITNSVEDFLLAFLISGFVSLSMRGYESQIILDPKERKISFFGSLVMVTILFFVFTGSDIIILLPALLSALFRYTILFRFKRFFKLRPMTVDPGTVEEDFQELVHVKTYDGFKRFLDFVFGVVFLILLTPIFLIIAVLILITSGRPVFITQDRMGRNEKVFKMLKFRTFTNGEHHKRITRVGKILRPLRLDELPQIINIILGEMSLVGPRPELKAFHEMGKKHVPNYKLRLLVRPGLTGWAQINYKYTTTPEEYMIKTSYDLYYVLNRSLRLDILCLLKTPYAVIKSLVSKDF; this comes from the coding sequence ATGTTTTTTTATGTGATCGATTTTCTATTTTCGATTCCCTTGATAACTAATAGTGTTGAGGATTTTTTACTGGCATTTCTAATCAGCGGATTCGTGTCTCTTTCAATGAGGGGGTATGAATCACAGATTATCCTTGATCCCAAAGAAAGAAAAATTTCTTTCTTTGGGTCATTGGTGATGGTAACGATTCTGTTTTTTGTTTTTACCGGATCTGATATAATCATTCTTTTGCCTGCGTTATTATCCGCACTATTCCGCTATACAATCCTCTTTCGGTTCAAAAGATTTTTCAAGCTCAGACCAATGACCGTTGATCCCGGAACAGTCGAAGAAGACTTTCAGGAGCTTGTCCACGTAAAAACTTATGATGGTTTTAAGAGATTTCTCGACTTTGTTTTTGGAGTAGTTTTTCTGATTCTTTTGACTCCAATCTTTCTCATAATAGCCGTACTAATCCTGATCACTTCCGGAAGACCCGTGTTCATAACACAGGATCGCATGGGAAGAAATGAGAAGGTATTCAAAATGCTCAAGTTCAGAACGTTCACGAACGGCGAACATCACAAGAGAATAACCAGGGTTGGCAAAATTTTGCGCCCACTGAGGCTCGATGAGCTCCCCCAGATTATCAACATCATTCTCGGCGAAATGAGCCTGGTTGGCCCCAGACCAGAACTCAAAGCCTTTCACGAGATGGGTAAAAAACACGTTCCAAACTATAAGCTTCGTTTACTGGTGAGACCCGGTCTCACCGGCTGGGCACAGATTAACTATAAATACACTACAACCCCTGAGGAATACATGATAAAAACCTCATACGATCTGTACTACGTTTTGAATCGCTCTCTGAGACTGGATATCCTGTGCTTGCTCAAAACTCCCTACGCTGTAATAAAATCTCTGGTGTCTAAAGATTTCTAG
- a CDS encoding NADH-dependent [FeFe] hydrogenase, group A6, translating to MPVTVTINGKQYQVEENRTVLEVCREIGIEIPTLCYHPALSIVGACRVCMVEIEGARNLSPACATYVTDGMVIRTNTERVNRSVRFNLALLLSSHPNDCMTCDANGRCEFQDLIYRYDIKDMFPKDLRNIPYDTSSPSLFRDMNKCILCGRCGRACKELQGLSILSVAGRGYHSIPVPALGAPIAATDCINCGQCATVCPVGAITERMDFRRVAEELYKHEKVLVVQTAPAVRVALGEEFGEEPGTISTGKMVAALRKLGFDYVFDTDFAADLTIMEEGSELLQRIKEGGKFPMFTSCCPGWVNLMEKLYPEFRENLSTAKSPHEMLGALIKTYFAKKIGKDPKDIFVVSVMPCTAKKDEAERETLLVRGHVAVDAVITTRELGKLIKMKKIPYESLPEEEYDTPLGISTGAAVIFGATGGVMEAALRTAYELYTGKELPKLDFEFVRGFEGVKEAEVDLDGKILKVAVAHGGANVVKLMDKIKSGEVYYDFVEIMACPGGCIGGGGQPKSTRPDYLERRMQAIYEIDENMPIRKSHENPAIKKIYEEYLEHPLSHISHELLHTHYLDRKKSVVERKKELEEVN from the coding sequence GTGCCAGTTACCGTTACAATCAACGGAAAACAATATCAGGTTGAAGAAAATCGAACAGTCCTCGAAGTATGTCGTGAAATTGGTATCGAAATCCCAACGTTGTGTTATCATCCGGCGCTATCAATCGTGGGAGCATGCAGGGTTTGTATGGTTGAAATCGAAGGAGCACGCAACCTTTCTCCAGCGTGTGCTACCTATGTTACTGATGGGATGGTCATAAGAACGAATACGGAGCGCGTGAACCGCTCCGTGAGGTTCAATCTGGCTTTACTGCTTTCCAGCCATCCCAATGATTGTATGACATGTGATGCAAACGGGCGCTGTGAATTCCAGGATCTCATTTACAGATACGATATCAAGGATATGTTCCCGAAGGACCTCAGAAATATACCCTACGACACGTCCAGCCCTTCTTTGTTCAGGGACATGAACAAGTGTATTCTTTGTGGAAGATGTGGCCGTGCCTGTAAAGAATTGCAAGGACTTTCTATTCTTTCTGTGGCAGGAAGGGGATATCATTCTATACCAGTCCCAGCGCTTGGAGCTCCAATAGCTGCTACGGATTGTATCAACTGTGGCCAGTGCGCAACGGTGTGTCCGGTTGGAGCAATCACGGAGAGAATGGATTTCAGACGTGTAGCCGAAGAACTGTATAAGCATGAAAAAGTTCTGGTGGTGCAGACAGCTCCGGCTGTTCGTGTAGCTCTCGGTGAAGAATTCGGTGAAGAACCGGGAACGATCTCCACGGGTAAGATGGTTGCAGCCCTTAGAAAGTTAGGATTTGACTATGTTTTCGATACAGACTTTGCTGCTGACCTCACGATTATGGAAGAGGGATCCGAACTTCTTCAGAGGATAAAGGAAGGCGGTAAGTTCCCCATGTTCACTTCCTGTTGTCCCGGCTGGGTTAACCTGATGGAGAAACTCTATCCTGAATTCAGAGAAAATCTTTCCACAGCCAAGTCTCCACATGAGATGCTCGGTGCTCTTATCAAAACCTATTTCGCCAAAAAGATAGGCAAAGATCCAAAAGATATATTTGTCGTTTCCGTAATGCCATGTACAGCCAAGAAAGACGAAGCAGAGCGCGAAACATTGCTGGTTAGAGGGCATGTTGCTGTGGATGCTGTTATAACCACTAGAGAATTAGGAAAATTGATAAAGATGAAAAAGATTCCTTATGAATCACTTCCTGAAGAAGAATACGATACTCCTCTTGGCATATCTACCGGTGCCGCTGTAATATTTGGTGCTACCGGTGGTGTTATGGAAGCAGCTCTCAGAACGGCTTATGAGCTTTACACCGGCAAAGAACTGCCGAAGCTCGATTTTGAATTTGTGCGTGGATTTGAGGGAGTCAAAGAGGCTGAGGTTGACCTTGATGGAAAGATTCTGAAAGTTGCTGTTGCCCACGGTGGTGCAAATGTTGTCAAACTCATGGATAAGATAAAATCTGGTGAGGTTTACTATGACTTTGTGGAGATTATGGCCTGTCCAGGTGGTTGCATTGGTGGTGGAGGACAGCCCAAATCCACCAGACCAGATTATCTTGAGAGAAGAATGCAGGCTATTTACGAAATTGATGAAAACATGCCTATCAGAAAATCTCATGAAAACCCGGCGATCAAGAAAATCTACGAGGAATATCTTGAGCACCCGCTTAGCCACATATCCCATGAGCTTCTCCACACGCACTATCTCGACAGGAAAAAGAGCGTTGTGGAACGAAAGAAAGAACTTGAAGAAGTAAATTGA
- the leuS gene encoding leucine--tRNA ligase codes for MYDFKSIEKKWQKYYEEEEPFKVDLKNAKKPFYNLMMFPYPSASGLHIGNMYSFIGSDVYGRYKKLQGYDVFEPIGFDAFGIHSENYALKVGEHPAKLTPKSIKYFRDEQLKKIGNIYDWSSEVNTSSPEYYKWTQWIFLQLYKAGLAEKKNSEVNWCPSCKTVLADEQVIDGKCERCSTEITKREMSQWFFKITKYADRLLENLEKLDWTETTKNIQRSWIGRSEGAKIRFPVENSDIEIEVFTTRPDTIYGVTYLTLAPEHKLVKKLIKEDKFSQFEEFLESVKKMDVATRTSKTRPKTGMFTGSYAIHPLTGERIPIWVGDYVLVEYGTGAVMAVPAHDERDYAFAKKYGLEIKQVIECDPEDLPYTEKGIMINSGPYTGWKSEDFIANIDSVHEKIESAVTYHLHDWCVSRQRYWGPPIPIIYCDKCGIVPVPEEDLPVLLPETDDYIPDGSGKSPLARNEEFVNTTCPKCGGPAKRETDVSDNFLDSAWYFLRYISPHDQDRPFDPELAKKWLPVDMYIGGNEHANLHLMYARFITMALHDLGILHFEEPFKSFRGHGLIIKDGEKMSKSKGNIVNPNDYFDTHGVDALRTYLMFMGSFLEGGDFRDSGMDAIKRFLNRVWEVANKPEGESSLQLKIKMAETIKKVEYSIENIKYNTAIAAIMEFINEAVKEERIERQLVVDLAKLLAPFAPFICEEIHEMKGGKGTILNAGWPTGYDKYLSMADVEIPVQINGKMRGKVKIHQKASEDEVIEKIKGDERLAHYLNKGEIRKVIYVQDKIINIIVK; via the coding sequence ATGTACGATTTCAAGTCGATAGAAAAGAAGTGGCAAAAGTATTATGAGGAAGAAGAGCCTTTCAAGGTTGATTTGAAAAACGCGAAAAAACCCTTTTACAACCTCATGATGTTTCCGTATCCTTCGGCTTCCGGGTTACATATAGGGAATATGTATTCTTTTATAGGTTCAGACGTTTACGGGCGTTATAAAAAGCTTCAGGGCTACGATGTTTTTGAACCAATAGGATTTGATGCTTTTGGTATCCACAGTGAAAATTACGCTCTAAAAGTTGGCGAGCACCCTGCAAAGCTCACACCCAAAAGTATCAAATACTTCAGGGATGAGCAGCTGAAAAAGATCGGGAATATCTATGACTGGAGCAGTGAAGTCAACACCTCTTCACCCGAATATTACAAGTGGACCCAGTGGATATTCCTTCAACTCTACAAAGCCGGGCTCGCAGAGAAGAAAAACTCCGAGGTCAACTGGTGCCCTTCGTGTAAGACGGTTCTCGCCGACGAACAGGTTATAGACGGAAAATGTGAACGTTGTAGCACTGAAATAACGAAGCGGGAGATGAGCCAGTGGTTCTTCAAGATCACAAAATACGCTGACCGCCTCCTTGAAAACCTGGAAAAACTCGATTGGACCGAAACCACAAAGAATATCCAGCGTAGCTGGATTGGGAGATCTGAAGGGGCAAAGATCCGTTTCCCGGTTGAGAATTCCGATATTGAGATAGAGGTATTCACCACGAGGCCAGACACGATCTATGGTGTTACTTACCTTACTTTAGCTCCGGAACACAAGTTGGTTAAAAAACTCATAAAAGAAGATAAATTTTCGCAGTTTGAAGAATTCCTTGAGAGCGTTAAGAAGATGGACGTCGCTACCAGAACGTCCAAGACGCGCCCTAAAACTGGTATGTTCACGGGAAGTTATGCTATTCACCCGCTCACTGGTGAAAGAATTCCTATCTGGGTTGGTGACTACGTGCTTGTGGAATACGGTACCGGTGCGGTAATGGCTGTTCCCGCACATGATGAGAGGGACTACGCTTTTGCGAAAAAATACGGGCTCGAAATCAAGCAGGTTATCGAGTGTGATCCTGAGGATTTGCCCTACACTGAGAAGGGGATAATGATAAACAGCGGTCCATATACAGGCTGGAAGAGCGAGGATTTTATCGCCAATATAGACAGTGTGCACGAGAAGATAGAATCGGCCGTCACCTATCACCTTCACGATTGGTGTGTCTCAAGGCAGAGATACTGGGGACCACCAATCCCAATAATATACTGTGATAAATGTGGTATCGTTCCTGTTCCTGAAGAGGATCTGCCTGTTTTGCTTCCCGAAACGGACGACTATATCCCGGATGGCAGCGGAAAGTCCCCTCTGGCGAGGAATGAGGAGTTCGTCAATACCACCTGTCCTAAATGTGGTGGTCCGGCTAAAAGAGAGACAGATGTCAGCGATAATTTCCTTGACTCGGCATGGTATTTCTTGAGGTATATATCACCACACGATCAGGATAGACCTTTCGATCCTGAGCTGGCTAAAAAATGGCTTCCGGTGGATATGTACATCGGAGGTAACGAACATGCAAACCTACATCTAATGTACGCGCGATTCATTACCATGGCACTTCATGATCTCGGAATTCTCCACTTTGAAGAGCCATTCAAATCCTTCAGGGGCCACGGTCTGATAATCAAAGATGGGGAGAAAATGAGCAAATCAAAGGGAAACATCGTCAACCCAAACGACTATTTCGATACCCACGGTGTTGATGCGCTAAGAACTTACCTTATGTTTATGGGAAGCTTCCTTGAAGGCGGTGACTTCAGGGACAGCGGAATGGATGCCATCAAACGTTTCCTCAACAGGGTATGGGAGGTTGCCAACAAACCCGAGGGTGAAAGTTCTCTCCAGCTAAAGATCAAGATGGCAGAGACCATTAAAAAGGTGGAGTATTCGATTGAAAATATCAAGTACAATACGGCTATCGCTGCCATTATGGAATTTATAAATGAGGCTGTTAAAGAAGAACGCATAGAAAGGCAGCTGGTTGTGGATCTGGCAAAACTCCTTGCTCCTTTTGCACCCTTCATTTGTGAGGAAATACACGAAATGAAGGGCGGCAAAGGAACTATATTGAATGCCGGATGGCCCACAGGATATGACAAGTACCTTTCTATGGCGGATGTGGAGATTCCGGTGCAGATAAACGGTAAGATGCGTGGAAAAGTAAAAATTCATCAGAAAGCTTCGGAAGATGAGGTTATAGAGAAGATAAAAGGCGATGAAAGGCTTGCGCACTACCTCAATAAAGGAGAGATACGAAAGGTTATATACGTCCAGGACAAAATAATTAACATTATTGTGAAGTAA
- a CDS encoding MFS transporter, protein MELINGRGIYIHRFNIFAGLFSVLLYLLASSINTVAASWQLPYFSIGLLNFLGSIVYVLSTLTFGRLGDKIGFKLLLIVSMVLFGLFLPVGFLWSQVWHLFLFVVVMNLFFGIFFPCIEGLISSREKSEGVSPVATTMRFTLSWSIGNIFGMAFGPFLIERLSFLVFLYGMVLSFLAAFLIYSHFRKYGDHLPGPYSPKLLNTRAKIDFPRIRLYRKTYRLTFVIAGIIYSAVLALFPKILSFYNLPLEKVGFFIVGANIGVFLSFVLLTLFRFWVGNPGFSFLLMAVFPVTAASFFLSPSPAVFFLIAFLAGVTYAVPYTFAIFYGLSSQENDHGKQGGIHEAMVGIIFGFGPLIGGLFLELWPDLKSLGVMTALLCLVSYAIQLRFLKRLHEEDEASQRL, encoded by the coding sequence CTGGAGTTAATAAACGGCAGAGGAATATACATACACAGATTCAATATATTTGCGGGACTTTTTTCTGTCCTTCTTTATTTGTTGGCCTCATCCATCAATACCGTAGCCGCGTCCTGGCAACTCCCCTATTTTTCGATTGGCCTTTTGAATTTTCTCGGTTCAATCGTCTACGTTCTTTCAACGCTTACCTTCGGTCGACTTGGTGATAAGATAGGTTTCAAACTGCTGCTGATTGTAAGCATGGTGCTCTTTGGATTATTTTTACCCGTTGGTTTTCTATGGTCTCAGGTATGGCATCTCTTTTTATTCGTTGTCGTTATGAACCTGTTCTTCGGAATATTTTTCCCATGTATTGAGGGTCTTATCTCAAGCCGCGAAAAATCCGAGGGCGTTAGCCCTGTTGCCACAACGATGCGTTTTACGCTCTCATGGAGCATCGGAAACATTTTTGGTATGGCTTTCGGTCCTTTTCTGATAGAACGTTTATCCTTTCTTGTTTTTCTTTATGGGATGGTATTATCTTTTCTCGCTGCCTTTCTCATTTACTCTCACTTTAGAAAGTACGGGGACCACCTTCCTGGCCCTTACAGTCCAAAACTTTTGAATACAAGGGCGAAAATAGATTTTCCCCGAATCCGTTTATACAGGAAAACTTATAGACTTACCTTTGTTATAGCCGGAATTATCTATTCGGCAGTTCTGGCTCTATTTCCAAAAATTTTGAGTTTCTACAATTTGCCTTTAGAAAAGGTCGGCTTCTTTATTGTGGGGGCAAACATAGGAGTGTTCCTAAGTTTCGTTCTTTTGACTCTATTCCGTTTCTGGGTTGGAAATCCCGGTTTTTCATTCCTTTTGATGGCCGTCTTTCCTGTAACCGCTGCGAGCTTTTTCCTTTCCCCATCTCCCGCGGTGTTTTTCCTGATTGCTTTTCTCGCGGGTGTTACCTATGCAGTTCCCTACACCTTCGCAATTTTTTACGGTCTCAGCTCGCAGGAAAATGATCACGGAAAGCAGGGCGGGATACACGAAGCGATGGTCGGCATCATCTTTGGCTTTGGCCCGTTGATCGGAGGGCTCTTTCTTGAACTTTGGCCTGATCTAAAGAGCCTTGGGGTAATGACAGCCCTTCTTTGCCTTGTTTCATATGCAATCCAGCTCAGATTTTTGAAAAGGTTACACGAAGAAGATGAAGCTTCACAGCGATTGTGA
- a CDS encoding ABC transporter substrate-binding protein, whose protein sequence is MKKLLLVITMVLALSIFAMAEKIEVEFWHAMGGGHGKALEEIVNLFNETHPDIEVKAIYVGNYGALSQKLLASAESGNLPVLSQAYGNWTAKLIPRGVVQELDSFIKNPDYGLTEEQWDAIWAPFKKMITWGDTVYALPFNKSTYVLYYNTDAFEAYGLRPPETVEDLFFDAMMLTEDKDGDGEIDQFGFGFRTTIDHFVVFLRANKGKIIEVKDDGSIEITINSPEAKEALQFMYDMVHTYKIAYTQGGYLDGVFGDGKIMMFIETIASKPYVERASTGKHGWAWAPVPLWKTQAPPFAGTDLIMFSTASEEQKKAAWEFMKFLISPEIQAYWSVKTGYMPAVKTALETAQWKEYVKQHPEAMVPINQIPKGTTDPNIAEWYEVRSVIGQMVGDVMNNKRTIDEGLAWAEAELHRLIFGE, encoded by the coding sequence ATGAAAAAGCTACTTCTTGTCATTACCATGGTACTTGCATTGTCCATTTTTGCCATGGCTGAGAAGATTGAAGTCGAGTTCTGGCATGCCATGGGCGGTGGACATGGTAAAGCCCTCGAGGAAATCGTTAACCTCTTCAATGAAACACATCCCGATATCGAAGTGAAAGCAATTTACGTTGGTAACTACGGGGCATTGTCTCAGAAACTTCTCGCAAGTGCTGAGTCTGGAAATCTCCCGGTTCTCTCTCAGGCTTACGGAAACTGGACAGCCAAGCTCATCCCGAGAGGCGTTGTTCAGGAACTCGATAGCTTCATAAAGAATCCAGATTACGGTCTTACTGAAGAACAGTGGGACGCTATCTGGGCACCTTTCAAAAAGATGATCACATGGGGAGACACAGTTTACGCCCTTCCGTTCAACAAGAGTACATATGTTCTTTACTACAACACCGATGCCTTCGAGGCTTACGGGCTCCGTCCGCCTGAAACCGTTGAAGACCTCTTCTTCGATGCTATGATGCTTACAGAAGACAAAGACGGCGATGGAGAAATCGATCAGTTTGGATTTGGTTTCAGAACAACCATCGACCACTTCGTTGTATTCCTCAGGGCAAACAAGGGAAAGATCATCGAAGTTAAAGACGATGGTAGCATCGAAATAACCATCAATTCCCCTGAAGCCAAGGAAGCTCTCCAGTTCATGTACGACATGGTTCACACATACAAGATTGCTTACACCCAGGGTGGTTATCTTGATGGTGTTTTCGGCGACGGCAAAATCATGATGTTCATCGAGACCATCGCCAGTAAACCCTATGTTGAAAGAGCTTCAACCGGTAAACACGGTTGGGCATGGGCTCCTGTTCCGTTGTGGAAGACTCAAGCTCCACCCTTTGCCGGAACAGACCTCATCATGTTCTCCACCGCAAGTGAAGAACAGAAAAAAGCTGCCTGGGAATTCATGAAATTCCTCATTAGCCCAGAAATTCAGGCTTACTGGTCAGTCAAGACCGGTTACATGCCCGCTGTTAAGACGGCTCTTGAAACAGCTCAGTGGAAAGAGTACGTTAAACAGCACCCCGAAGCCATGGTTCCAATCAACCAGATTCCCAAGGGAACGACCGATCCTAACATCGCAGAATGGTATGAAGTCAGAAGTGTCATCGGACAGATGGTCGGTGACGTTATGAACAACAAGAGAACCATAGACGAAGGTCTTGCCTGGGCAGAAGCTGAACTTCACCGCCTTATTTTTGGAGAATAA
- the coaE gene encoding dephospho-CoA kinase (Dephospho-CoA kinase (CoaE) performs the final step in coenzyme A biosynthesis.): MKIIGVTGKAGCGKSLLVSLLSGPETKVIDLDRLGHEVLKELKSQLVLTYGSGILDNSRKKIDRKKLGEIVFKDSRKLKLLNSIVHPLIKEKVKKIISKTRKKYVLIDGALIHQIGLGKLCDLIIWVDCPDEVAIKRLASRGIPRERAISILNSQKELENYKVYSDIAIDNTGSPQELLIKVREILRGKEIML, translated from the coding sequence ATGAAAATCATAGGCGTTACGGGAAAAGCCGGCTGCGGGAAGTCTTTGCTTGTTTCACTTCTTTCCGGTCCTGAAACAAAGGTGATAGATCTCGACAGATTGGGCCACGAGGTTCTCAAGGAGCTCAAAAGCCAGCTTGTACTTACGTACGGTTCCGGGATACTGGATAACAGCAGAAAGAAGATCGATAGAAAAAAACTCGGTGAAATAGTCTTCAAAGATTCTCGAAAACTCAAGCTTCTCAACAGTATTGTGCATCCACTAATAAAAGAAAAAGTGAAAAAGATCATTTCAAAAACCAGGAAGAAATACGTACTGATCGATGGAGCGTTGATCCATCAGATCGGATTGGGCAAATTATGCGATCTGATCATCTGGGTTGATTGCCCTGATGAGGTTGCAATTAAGAGACTCGCTAGCAGAGGGATACCTCGCGAACGCGCTATCAGTATTCTTAATTCGCAGAAAGAGCTGGAAAATTATAAAGTATACTCAGACATAGCGATAGACAATACTGGTTCGCCTCAAGAGCTCTTAATCAAGGTTAGGGAAATTTTGCGGGGAAAAGAAATAATGCTATAA
- a CDS encoding glucose-6-phosphate isomerase — MLKFDFSFAFKENLGTGLSKDEVFNNREFAKRSLLDVIESEPGFLRILKTDEYLDEVEALKDWVKNFDTLVVVGIGGSALGNLALHASLKPMNWNLLSEEEREGNLRVFVVDNVDPHFVGSVIEQIDLDRTLFNVISKSGTTAEAMANYLVVRGILEKRGLDISEHLIFTTDPEKGVLRQIAKEEGIRTLTIPQDVGGRFSVLTPVGLFSAMAEGIDIRKLYEGARNGVKRYSESSADTNPVLVNALLHYSYLKDGKSISVMMPYSNQLYLLADWYRQLWAESLGKKYDLDGNVVNTGQTPVKALGAVDQHSQIQLYNEGPKDKIVTFLKLEKFPGDLQIPELHSEIEALSYLGGKSLSELLNSEQEGTAMALTENGVPNLTLRFDELSESSVGEFIIYYELLTAVMGAMLNINPYDQPGVELGKKITYSLMGRKGYEAFAGKFSEKKWRFEL; from the coding sequence ATGCTAAAGTTTGATTTTTCCTTCGCCTTTAAAGAGAATCTAGGAACAGGTCTTTCAAAGGATGAGGTTTTTAATAACAGGGAATTCGCCAAAAGATCTCTTTTGGATGTAATCGAATCAGAGCCGGGATTTCTGAGGATCCTCAAAACCGATGAATATCTTGATGAGGTTGAAGCCCTGAAGGATTGGGTAAAAAACTTTGATACGCTTGTTGTTGTGGGAATCGGTGGTTCGGCTCTCGGTAACCTTGCACTTCATGCATCTTTGAAGCCCATGAACTGGAACCTTCTGAGCGAGGAAGAAAGAGAAGGAAATCTCAGGGTATTTGTCGTTGATAATGTTGATCCGCATTTTGTTGGCAGCGTTATTGAACAGATCGATCTTGACCGAACGCTGTTTAACGTTATTTCCAAATCCGGAACGACAGCTGAAGCCATGGCGAATTATCTCGTGGTGAGAGGAATACTCGAAAAGCGAGGATTAGATATAAGCGAACACCTGATTTTCACCACCGATCCTGAGAAAGGAGTCTTGCGGCAGATAGCGAAAGAAGAAGGCATAAGGACACTGACTATCCCTCAGGATGTTGGCGGACGTTTCAGTGTGTTGACACCCGTTGGGCTATTTTCTGCCATGGCTGAAGGAATAGATATAAGAAAGCTCTATGAAGGCGCTCGTAACGGTGTCAAACGTTATTCTGAGAGCAGTGCCGATACCAATCCTGTTCTGGTAAACGCGCTTCTCCATTATTCTTATCTGAAAGATGGAAAAAGCATCTCTGTTATGATGCCTTACTCGAATCAGCTTTACCTTCTTGCGGACTGGTACAGGCAGCTGTGGGCTGAATCGTTGGGAAAGAAGTACGATCTGGATGGAAATGTGGTTAATACCGGTCAAACTCCGGTAAAGGCCCTTGGTGCTGTGGATCAGCACTCACAGATTCAGCTGTACAACGAGGGGCCCAAGGATAAGATAGTCACCTTTTTAAAGCTTGAGAAATTCCCGGGGGATTTACAGATTCCCGAGCTTCATTCTGAAATTGAAGCGCTGTCGTATCTTGGTGGGAAAAGTCTATCGGAGCTTCTCAACTCAGAACAGGAAGGTACGGCCATGGCACTGACTGAAAACGGTGTACCGAATCTCACGTTGAGATTCGACGAACTGTCAGAATCCAGCGTTGGAGAGTTTATCATATATTATGAGCTTCTGACCGCTGTAATGGGGGCAATGCTCAACATAAATCCTTACGATCAGCCCGGCGTCGAGCTTGGAAAAAAGATCACCTATTCGCTCATGGGAAGAAAAGGGTACGAAGCCTTTGCCGGCAAGTTTTCTGAGAAAAAGTGGAGGTTCGAATTATGA
- a CDS encoding adenine phosphoribosyltransferase: MNLKDFIRDIPDFPKPGIIFKDVTPMLKDPGAFKVCISSLKELVKDFEFNLIVAPEARGFIFAAPLALELEKGFVPIRKPGKLPYKTVSVEYSLEYGTATLEMHTDAIKEGDKVLIVDDVLATGGTMKAIAEMVEKVGGTISGIVSLVELSFLEPRKKLSGYEVRSIITY; the protein is encoded by the coding sequence GTGAATCTTAAAGACTTTATACGCGACATTCCTGATTTTCCAAAACCCGGAATTATTTTCAAAGATGTCACCCCGATGTTAAAAGACCCCGGTGCTTTCAAAGTTTGTATTTCAAGTTTGAAAGAACTTGTAAAAGACTTTGAGTTTAATCTCATCGTTGCTCCGGAAGCCCGTGGTTTCATTTTTGCGGCACCTCTGGCACTTGAACTTGAAAAAGGATTTGTTCCTATAAGAAAACCCGGAAAACTCCCTTACAAAACCGTATCTGTGGAATATTCACTCGAGTATGGAACGGCGACCCTCGAGATGCATACAGATGCAATAAAAGAAGGCGATAAGGTTTTGATCGTGGATGACGTTCTGGCAACCGGTGGAACGATGAAAGCTATAGCAGAGATGGTAGAAAAGGTTGGGGGGACCATCAGCGGAATAGTATCTCTGGTCGAACTTTCCTTCCTTGAACCAAGAAAGAAACTTTCAGGTTATGAAGTGAGAAGCATCATAACCTATTGA
- a CDS encoding complex I 24 kDa subunit family protein: MSHVGCEDHEKLYTQLNEYIDQVKEEPGVLINVLHKAQELFGYLSEELQQHVADKLGVPLSQVHGVVTFYNFFTTKPKGKHQVKICLGTACYVRGADRILERFKEELGVDLDEPTSDGLFSLHGVRCLGACSMAPVVLVGERDFYGKVTPDEVSAIIKKYRGEK; this comes from the coding sequence TTGTCACACGTTGGTTGCGAGGATCATGAAAAATTATACACCCAATTGAATGAGTACATAGACCAGGTAAAAGAAGAACCGGGTGTGCTCATCAACGTTCTTCACAAAGCTCAGGAACTTTTTGGTTACCTCTCTGAAGAACTCCAACAGCATGTTGCTGATAAGTTAGGTGTGCCTCTCAGTCAGGTACATGGAGTCGTGACGTTCTACAACTTCTTCACCACCAAACCGAAGGGGAAACACCAGGTCAAAATCTGCCTCGGAACCGCTTGTTACGTTAGAGGGGCAGATAGAATTCTCGAACGCTTCAAAGAAGAACTCGGGGTGGATTTAGATGAACCCACAAGTGACGGCCTTTTTTCCTTACACGGTGTAAGGTGCCTCGGCGCCTGCAGTATGGCACCCGTTGTTCTCGTTGGGGAACGCGACTTTTATGGTAAAGTAACACCAGATGAGGTTTCAGCGATAATCAAAAAGTACAGGGGGGAGAAGTAA